TGGTCGCCTGGTCGGTGTAGGTGAGGAGGTTGGTTAGATCCAGCACGCCCTTCTGGTTGTAGCGGTCGTAGAAATAGCGGAGGGTGAGATGGTCTGAGGGGCTCAACTTCTGATCGCCCTTCGCGGTGTACTCGATCATGTTCCAGCTGGAGGGCTTGAAGAAGTTAAAGATGGGGCTCTGCCCGGATTGAATGGTCGGCAGATACTTCAAGAGCGCGAGCGAGGCTGAGTTGAAGTCGTTGGGATTGACGGTGCAGGTGTAGGTTGTTCCGGAGGGCGCGCAGGGATATTTGACGAGCGTGGTGGGGTTCTCGATGAAATCGGTGGCGCTGAGGCCGGAGAAGACGCCGCTAAGTTGGGCGGGCGTGGGAAGCGTAGCGGTGCCGCCGGAGGAGAGATTTCTATAGCGCGTGGCCTGCACGCCGAAGGAGAAGAAGCTCTTGTCCTGGCCGTTGTAGAGGAATGGGAGGCGTATGGGGCCGTTGATGGTTCCGCCGAATTGGTTGCGCTTGAGGAAGTCACGGGTCTTCACACCGTTGACGTAGTTGAAGTATTCGGCGGCATTGAAGACGCGGTTGCGAACATACTCGAAGGCGTCGCCGTGGAAGGCATTCGCTCCGCTGCGGGTGACGATGTTGACGACGCCGCCGGCGTTCTGGCCGTACTCGGCGTTGTAGTTGCTGGTTTCGACGCTGAACTCCTGGAGCACGTCGGGCATGGGGAAGGGCGCGTTGACGTTGGTGTATTCGTCGACGTTGTTGCCGCCGTCGAGCATGTAGTTGATCTGGTTGGCGCGGGTGCCGTTGACCGTTACCGCAGCTACGACGGGGAAGGTTTTGGTCGAGCCCTGGTCGATGTTGAGACTGGAAGCGGTGACGACGCCGGGGACGAGCTGGGTGAGCGTGGCGGCGTTGCGGCCGTTGAGGGGAAGGTCGTTGACGCGGGCCTGGTCGATGACTTGCGACAGCGTGCCTGTGGTGGTGTCTACCTGGGGCGGCGCAGAGGACACTGTGACGGTCTCGGTGGTGTTACCGACTTTGAGGGAGAGATTGACAGTGAGCGCCTGGTCGGCCTGCAGGACGGCGTTGTTTTCGACGTAAGTGGCAAAGCCGGCGGCGGAGGCTGAGACCGCGTATCGGGCCGGTGAGAGCGAGGGGAAGACGTAGGTGCCAGTGCTGTCGCTGGTTGCGGCGTTGATCTCGCCGGTGTCGACGCGAGTGGCGGTGACCTTTGCGTTCGGGACGGCGGCGCCGGTGGTGTCTGTGACGGTTCCACTGATGCGTCCTAAGCCCTGGGCAAGCGCGCCAGCGACAAGGGCCAGTTGGAGGCAAAGGATTCCGACTCTTGAAGGTCGCAAGAAGCTGGGGGTCATGGCATCTCCAGAGATCGCAGTAGATGCGTTGTAGGCCCGGCCTGCGCTGTCGAGTAGACAGAGACCGTCCCTGACCGTCACAGACTGTATTAAATTCAGTGTTTGTTATGAGTTGTGAGCTGCTATTCGGCTGATACGGCCAATACTCTTGGTGGGCCGGGTGTGCCATCCGTCACGGTCGTGCTAAGCACAATTTGGATATTTTGATGGCTGTTATTCAGGGGCGCCGATCTGGAAATTGCGTCCATCATGCTGCGGCTGGTCAGGGCCTCTCCGGCTGCCTCGGTGCCATAGGTATACAGGCCGCCGATGACCACGACGACATTGCCTGTCTTAGAGTCCCAAATTCTGGAGATTAGCGCGTAGTCCTGTAGCGCGGGGCCGCCGAGGCTGCCCTGGTCGCGGGTGCGCTCGTCGGTGGGCCAGCTCCAGTCCCTGGCGGAAGGGCGGCGGGCGTCTCGGATGTAAATGAGGTGGCGATCGGGGTCCAAGGCGAGGGTGTACCGGAGTTGCTGGGTTAGGCGGAGGCTCCATTCATTGTTGAAAGCGCCGATCAATATCGCCGGGTTCTGGCGCAGGTCCGAGAAGGAACTCTGGCTTTCGGGCCGGATAATGACTTCCTTTCGTCTGGCCTGCAGGATTCCGACGACCCTGGCGATGGTGACGGTGTCGGCGAAAGGAACGGTGGGAGAGGACGCTTTCTGAACGATGGGGATTGCCGTTCCCTGATCGCCTTGCGGGGTCGATGATGCGGTCGGTGGGCCGTTGGGGACGTCTCCGACGGCCAAGAGGACGGGACCATTTGCGTCCAGAACGGGTTTCCAGAAGAGATATTGCGGGTCCGGCTTATAAATCGAGCGAAAAAGAAAGGCTGCGGCGAACAAGAGACAGAGAGCAGCGATCGACCATAGAAATGCTGCCGAATTTCGTTCGATTAAACGGTTGTGGGCGACGGTGGTCGGATGCGAGTGCGTACTTTTCTTATCTTCAGATGGACTGAATTCGTCGGCGGTGGGTCCCTCGACGAAATCCTGCTCCTTCTGGTCGGTACTGCTGTGGGGATAGGCAAAGTGAGGGATATAGGATCCCGGCACCATTACCATCCGGAGTTCGGACCGATGCTTATCGTCGCCGTAATAAATAGAGAGGCGTTTCCGGAGTTCAATTGCGGCGGTACGAACGATGTGATCGACGTTTGTGTCGTAGGACGGGTCTCTATGGAAAACCTCTACGCCAATTGTCCGCTCCTTGATGCGGTCGGCGGCGCCGTTGAGTGTCTGCTCGACCACGTATCGCAGAAACTGAACCGAGCGCTTGCTCGAACGGAAGACGTGGTCCTGAACCAACGACTCCAGTTGCTCACGGATCGCTTCGGGAGTGGGTTCAGTCTCGACGCTGTTTGGAAGCTCCGTTGAGAACATGGCGGTGCCGGTGGCAGCGATTCTAGCACCGGGCCGAAAAGCACGTCTGTCTTGGAGCATGTAACGACGGAATCCAAATCTCCAGGTATGTTTCGCAAATTTGAAATGGGATTGGGATAATCAAGGTACTGTGCGGGTTCTTGTGATTGAGGATGAGGTCCGGCTGTCAGAGAATATCGCCGCAGCTTTGCGCGAGAGCGCGGGTTATGCGGTCGATATCTCGCGAGACGGACGAGAGGCGCTGCTGTTGTGCGAAGCTGCGAGCTATGACCTGGTTCTGCTGGACCTGATGCTACCGGGACTTCGCGGCCAGGAAGTGTTGCGCCGGATTCGAAGCAAAGGCGACAACACTCCGGTCCTGGTGATTACAGCCATGTCCGAGACTCGAAACACGATTGAACTGCTGAATCTTGGGGCGGATGATTATGTCACCAAACCCTTCGATCTCGGCGAACTGATCGCGCGGGCACGAGCTCTGGTGCGGCGGGGCAAGGGGATTCGGCAGACCACAATCGAGTTTGGGCCGATTGCTGTGAATCTCAGCGAGCAAACTGTACTTGTCGACGGCAAGAGCGTCGCGGTATCACCAACTGAGTATCGAGTGCTGGAGTATCTTCTCCATCGCCCAAAGACAGTCGTCTCAAAGCAGGAACTGCTGGAACATCTTTATGACTTCACGTGGGAGCACCATTCGAATGTAATCGAGGCCCACATCTCCAACTTGCGCAAAAAGATTCGCGCGCGAACACCCGAGTTTACTTTGGAGACATTGAGGGGACGTGGGTACAGGCTTGGCGCGCTGGAGATGAATCCGTGAGAAGCCATTCTCTCACCGGGCGAGCGATTGCCGTGGTTCTGGCGGCGGAACTGATCTGCGCGCTGGCCTTTTCGGTCATCTCGCTATGGCACGAGGGGCGAAGCAGAGTTCATGCGTTCGATGTGATGCTGCAGGGGAGATCGGACTCGCTGTTGGGCGCGATACAGGATGCGGAAGATCCGGGCGAT
The genomic region above belongs to Acidobacteriaceae bacterium and contains:
- a CDS encoding response regulator transcription factor, with product MRVLVIEDEVRLSENIAAALRESAGYAVDISRDGREALLLCEAASYDLVLLDLMLPGLRGQEVLRRIRSKGDNTPVLVITAMSETRNTIELLNLGADDYVTKPFDLGELIARARALVRRGKGIRQTTIEFGPIAVNLSEQTVLVDGKSVAVSPTEYRVLEYLLHRPKTVVSKQELLEHLYDFTWEHHSNVIEAHISNLRKKIRARTPEFTLETLRGRGYRLGALEMNP